The Acidaminococcus fermentans DSM 20731 sequence ATTTAATAGAATTGAAAGATTTTTTGTTCCGTTCGGAATTATTTATATTTCGAATTCCTTTAAATATATTAGTTATATTAGAAAGATTGGGGTAATTTGCTTGATAGTACTATTATCTGCGTATCAAATAGTCACGTTTATTGTAAGACCAGATTGGTTACAATTATTTCCTTATGAATTTGCTTTTTAAAAAATGCAACATATATTTGGGAGAATATAAATGAAAATTACAGGAATCAAATTAATAGATAGTTTTGGAATGAGCCTGATAAAAGTATATAATCACAGCTTGTATTGGAAAATGCGGGCGATAGTGGTTAATCCTCGTTCAAAGTATCCCAAAATTATTAAATGCATATTTTTAATTTTTATAAAAATTATGGATGAATATCACTGTGCATTTATCGGAACTGGGATAGGTTACGGAGCACATTTTGATAGTCCTCCACGGTTGCCTCATGGATTAAATGGCATAGTAATTCACGAAAGAACATATTTTGGAAAGAATTGCACGATTTTACACCAAGTAACATTTGGTGGTACTGTCCGCAATGGTGTTCCAATCGCACCAGTTTGCGGTGATAATTGTTTATTTGGCGCCGGATCTAAAATTTTAGGGGGAGTTACGATTGGAAATAATGTTAAAGTTGGCGCTAATGCTGTAGTAACTACAGATATGCCAGATAATGTTACATGTGTGGGAATCCCTGCTAAAATTGTAAAAAGAGGAAATTGAAACTATAGAAATAATGATTAATGGATGAAGGTGACATCATGGTTAATAATAGAGCAATTTCTTTTATAATTGTTACTTGGAATAATGAACAAGAAATAAGGGACTGTCTTTCTTCTATAATCTGCCTTACTCCAATACCATTTCAAATTATCGTAGTAGATAATTTATCATCAGATAATACTCGGGATATTATAAAAAAGGAATTTTCTCAA is a genomic window containing:
- a CDS encoding serine O-acetyltransferase gives rise to the protein MKITGIKLIDSFGMSLIKVYNHSLYWKMRAIVVNPRSKYPKIIKCIFLIFIKIMDEYHCAFIGTGIGYGAHFDSPPRLPHGLNGIVIHERTYFGKNCTILHQVTFGGTVRNGVPIAPVCGDNCLFGAGSKILGGVTIGNNVKVGANAVVTTDMPDNVTCVGIPAKIVKRGN